In Ictalurus furcatus strain D&B chromosome 20, Billie_1.0, whole genome shotgun sequence, the DNA window AATTTTGCAAGGCACATTCCAATTGCAATAAAAATCACCAAGCTTTCCACTCTCTTCAACCAATCCCACACCCTCTGTTAAAATGAACTATGCCTCAAGGGTTGCCTTttaaggaaaatggatggacagaacAGCTCTGTGCTTCCTGGGGGGTGGAGCTAAAGTTAGGGCCacttaaaatataaacagaagcCTGAAACAAGGAAACCGGCCATATGCACGACATGGCAAATCtgcaaataacaaaaataacgGTTTGACTAAAGTATCAATAAAGCTGTAGGATGACTATAAGTTgataaacacttttaaaaattacaaaccGCACCTTTAAACGGAAGAAACAGTATAAAAATACATCTAATAAGACCATGTGTAATAACAACTGACATGTTCAAGAAATATTCTGAACATTGTTTTCCATGCTGGACTTTTGGAAAttcattttgaaacatttaattaagtaacattgaattgaatgaatATGCTTTTACAGGGCAGCTCACAGGTAAAAAGTCCAGTTCTTCGATATTTTAACAGTAGGACACAATAGAAATAgaggaataaaaatatacaaagcaataaaaatatataaattcacacCACCACCTATCggggaaatattttaaatgtccaTTATAATAATATCGTGCATGTTAAAATAGTGTTGTTAATAGCACATGCCtacattctattttatttattattcatgtatTGTACTTGTTTTGCTTTACTACGCCAAGTGAAGTTTGAAATAATTTCCACAGAGTAATTCATGTGATTTTAATTGACTGACCTGGTCCCTTGTTGtgttctctcttcctctctatgTCCTGActtgtctgtgtttctctgctATAGAAAATCAGCTGTTGGCACTCTCGATCCATAAAAAGGCTTTGGGAACTAGAGATCTGTAGAGAGGGAGGTTAATTTTAGACAGGTTAAGCAGCTGTGGACGGGCCCAAAGGAATATCTGTGAAGTAAGTTCACAGTAAATGAAAATTGtttacattctttctttctttttttaatttttctcctCAGCCCAGTCGTTACTGTGAATTTTTCTTTGATTTCAAACTGGgattaaatataaaagaaactTATCAATTCTAAATCTCAGCTCTTTAGTATTCACTCACAGACATGgcctttatttgaatatttatagCCTTTTATCTGCCAGAAATAGCATTTGTAAGAGTCAAAAATAGGGTATTTGAGGTTGTGACATCAATACACAAATGACCAAGTTTCATATGTATGAAGGTATAACGGTAtggaaattttttaaaacacaattcTCAAAATTACTTTAGATATTCATTTGGTttatataacaaaaaacaaaatcgaCTGTtacatgaaacaacaacaacaacaacaacaacctttattttattatattttctcttttattattCCACCTTACGTCAAGACAAGCGGCTAAAGTGAAGAGGTCGCGTTTTTATGACGTTTCACAACTTCCTGTTTGGGTTCCAACGCAACAATCATGGCGGAATTAAACCGACAGCTTCAGGAATATTTAGCCCAGTCCAAGAGCGGTGCAAAGACAATATCGCAGTCGAGCTCCAGCACCACTGTGAACATCGATGACGCCGACAGGGGTGCACCGGGAAGCTGGTTCGGTCGGTGGTCGAGTTCGTTCTCGGGACGGGGCGGATCTTCGACAGGCCCGAGCTCGAGCAGCGGGTTTTCCTGGCCGTGGTCTGCGGAACCCGATCCGTGTCTGCCGGGTATGAGTCGGTCTCAGCGGATGGTCGCATTTGGTGTGTGTATCTTATTTTCGGCGCTGTGTTTCGGGCTCTCGGCTTTGTATGCGCCGCTGCTGTTACTGAAGGCGAGGAAATTCGCCCTGCTCTGGTCGCTCGGCTCACTTTTCGCGCTGATCGGCGCCGCCATCCTGCGCGGACCGAGCCGCTTGATCGCCGCCCCGTCCCCGGGGGCCGTGATATACCTGTGCTCGCTGGGGGCGACGCTCTACGCGGCGCTGGGGCTCCACAGCACCATGCTCACGGCGCTCGGAGCCATCGTGCAGATCGGCGCTATAGTGGGCTACATGGTGTCTCTGGTGCCCGGTGGCAGCGCGGGGATGAGGTTTGTCGGCGGAATGGCTGCATCGGCTATCAAAAGGACAGTGACCGGAAAAACCATGCCCATATGAGCACAACAAACTACAGGACTGAACACTAAGCATCCCAAGGTTTAAAAGACATTCTTAATGTATTAATCTGGTGTGCAGATTACACGTCAGTAGACTGGTTTCTGCGTTTATCTGGATTAAATGGAAACTAATTCAGATTGTTCCACTGTGAAATGAGGACCAAAGTAGTACTTATGCACGTCTAACACATTTTGTGACTTTGTAAATAAAGATTTGTGGAGATTAACAGTGTGTGATGCATATCTGGGAATTATTTGTGGAGTCTGATAGGAGAGGAAAAGTATCTACACCCTTTGGTCCAGTTTTCTCTACAGACTGCTGCTGCGTGTCTGTCTTCTTTccagtatattttatttttcaaaaaaaaaaaaaattcactgatGTTTTATCAGGTGAAATGAAAGCAGTCAGCCGCAGTGGACCCGATTTAACACCTCTGCGAATACACAATGTATCCATTTTTGTTGAGAACACACAGATGTTGAGTTGTAGACCCAAGACCAATGAATTCTGCTCATGAAAATACGACGAACGAGGTGTAGTGCGCCGCACCAACGTCTTTCCGTCCAGCTGCTCGAGTACGCTCCCAGTAGGTCTTCGGGAGAGCTTTCTTTCTATCGGgattcatctccaaccaaataACTTCCTCTAGgaggaataaacactttaaatcaGTGCCTCTGGGATTTTGCGATGGTAGAAATGAAAGCACAATCAAACAAACGCCGCAATCATCAGAGCTGCTTGAAGTTTTGCAGATTTGCAGTAATTCAAATGATATatagttaaaaggtctcatttgccAAACATCACTATGAATGACCATGCAATTGCCGTTTTTGCCAGTTCAACTAgttttcccacacacacacacacacacacacaaaacccctcAGCAAGTCGCATCACAAATTTCAAAAAAACGCCTCAGacaaaatcgagcgtttttgaCCGCAACGCTCATGAAAAAATTCTTGTGAAATCCTCTACGACCCGATTAATAAACACAGTGGGGTAAGGAATACAACCCTGGCACTCTGGACACAcagcacagtgttttattcctcttgtaccgcagccatgtgtcaacatttttttttttttttatctacttAAAGCTGCGGAAtgtaagttagttcctgttcacaCTTGGAttatagcggctataaacagtcgttccctcacgaACCTCTCGATGtcaattacaataaataaataattttaaaaaagtatcaCGTTGTGCTTACCAAGAAACCCCAAAGTGTAATACTCTCTCGTGAAGGCTTTCCCATACTATTgcacagtgctgacactggaggccCAGCCACTATTCCCAAAATATAGTTTACCGCTTTAGAAATTTGTACTCAC includes these proteins:
- the sft2d3 gene encoding vesicle transport protein SFT2C — its product is MAELNRQLQEYLAQSKSGAKTISQSSSSTTVNIDDADRGAPGSWFGRWSSSFSGRGGSSTGPSSSSGFSWPWSAEPDPCLPGMSRSQRMVAFGVCILFSALCFGLSALYAPLLLLKARKFALLWSLGSLFALIGAAILRGPSRLIAAPSPGAVIYLCSLGATLYAALGLHSTMLTALGAIVQIGAIVGYMVSLVPGGSAGMRFVGGMAASAIKRTVTGKTMPI